A DNA window from Roseovarius sp. Pro17 contains the following coding sequences:
- a CDS encoding DUF302 domain-containing protein: protein MAYTYDRILTNVDIDDAEMRIRDALAKNGFGILTEIDVKATMKKKIGAEMEPYRILGACNPEMAHKAIEIEPRVGAMLPCNVILRKVDGGTEISAIDPVASMQAIDNDQMHKVAGEVRDMMRAAVDAA from the coding sequence ATGGCTTATACCTATGACCGCATCCTGACGAACGTCGATATCGACGACGCGGAAATGCGCATCCGTGATGCTCTGGCCAAAAACGGCTTCGGCATTCTGACTGAGATTGACGTCAAGGCGACGATGAAAAAGAAGATCGGCGCCGAGATGGAGCCCTACCGCATCCTTGGGGCCTGCAACCCGGAAATGGCTCACAAGGCTATCGAGATCGAGCCGCGAGTGGGTGCAATGCTGCCCTGCAACGTCATCCTGCGCAAAGTGGACGGTGGCACCGAGATCAGCGCAATCGATCCGGTGGCCTCGATGCAGGCAATCGACAACGACCAGATGCACAAGGTCGCGGGCGAGGTGCGGGACATGATGCGCGCGGCTGTTGACGCCGCCTGA
- a CDS encoding calcium-binding protein, with the protein MSRRFILALSMAAATALGGAAYAQSDHGHGGKAKPAGGGMMMQGGGSGMMGDMSGMMKKMHQMHGNKMGGMGNMGSGMMGGAMMQMLDADGDGNVTPEEMREQMQAKLTEYDSDGDGTLSISEFEALHSAMIREKMVDKFQHLDADGDGAITSDEMTAPAKKMERMQKMRSGMMEQMQGQPGTGQGMGSDMNNADDSGDN; encoded by the coding sequence ATGTCACGACGTTTCATTCTTGCCCTCTCGATGGCTGCTGCAACCGCACTTGGCGGTGCTGCCTACGCTCAAAGTGATCACGGCCACGGCGGGAAGGCAAAACCCGCTGGTGGCGGTATGATGATGCAGGGCGGCGGTTCCGGTATGATGGGCGATATGTCCGGCATGATGAAGAAAATGCATCAGATGCACGGCAACAAGATGGGCGGCATGGGCAATATGGGGTCCGGTATGATGGGCGGCGCCATGATGCAGATGCTCGATGCCGATGGCGACGGCAACGTGACGCCCGAGGAGATGCGCGAGCAGATGCAGGCCAAGCTGACCGAGTATGACAGCGACGGCGACGGCACATTGTCGATTTCCGAGTTCGAGGCGCTGCACAGCGCCATGATCCGCGAGAAAATGGTAGACAAGTTCCAGCATCTCGACGCCGACGGCGACGGCGCCATCACCAGCGACGAAATGACCGCACCAGCCAAAAAGATGGAGCGTATGCAGAAGATGCGTTCCGGCATGATGGAGCAGATGCAGGGTCAGCCCGGCACAGGTCAGGGTATGGGGTCCGACATGAACAATGCTGACGACTCCGGCGACAATTGA